A genomic stretch from Spirochaetota bacterium includes:
- a CDS encoding outer membrane lipoprotein-sorting protein — protein sequence MLCVAVWVSVAFFLSAAELPRVADLMSRVEALEEQLTDLSAHVKIVQEKATQGIKAYEMQFYRRDANDNFLIVMTDPLPERGNGYLRAGDDMWMYRKNTRTFQHINRDEAISGTDAKAADFEKRKLTALYKPVTERASATNIGKSALYRFEIVNKVNDVKYPKQLYYVDRSNGLPKIVQSYSLSGALMQTAVYITWGMVEGKYIWLKATFIDEFEKGNRSVVELSGISTKPISHGTFTKAYLENLSK from the coding sequence GTGCTTTGCGTGGCGGTATGGGTGAGTGTTGCCTTCTTTCTTTCCGCTGCAGAGCTTCCTCGCGTTGCCGACCTCATGAGCCGCGTCGAGGCGCTCGAGGAACAATTGACCGATCTCTCTGCGCATGTGAAGATCGTCCAGGAAAAAGCGACGCAGGGGATAAAGGCCTACGAGATGCAGTTCTATCGCCGCGATGCGAACGATAATTTTCTTATCGTCATGACCGACCCCTTGCCCGAACGTGGTAACGGATATCTTCGCGCGGGCGATGACATGTGGATGTACCGCAAGAACACGCGTACGTTCCAGCATATCAATCGCGATGAGGCGATAAGCGGGACTGATGCGAAAGCGGCGGATTTCGAGAAGCGTAAGCTTACCGCGCTTTACAAACCGGTGACGGAGCGTGCGTCCGCTACCAACATCGGGAAAAGTGCGCTCTACCGGTTCGAGATTGTCAATAAAGTGAACGATGTGAAATATCCAAAGCAGCTCTACTATGTCGATCGGTCGAACGGGCTCCCGAAAATAGTTCAGTCCTATTCGCTGTCCGGAGCGCTTATGCAGACGGCGGTGTACATCACGTGGGGTATGGTCGAGGGGAAGTACATCTGGCTTAAGGCGACGTTCATCGATGAATTCGAGAAGGGCAATCGCTCGGTGGTGGAGCTTTCCGGCATTTCTACGAAACCGATATCGCACGGGACGTTCACGAAAGCATATTTGGAGAATCTGAGCAAATGA
- a CDS encoding FtsX-like permease family protein, producing the protein MHAFTRIARLSLRNLIRQKRRSILLGVAIAFGMMVLTLAHSFSHGLSETVFNRVMRFLTGHIEVIAVEHGRKAPIIRDKERILAAARTLPHYKYAHESIIIYTRLIGNARADTSVIIGVEGNAERIDEAKSMNFHTVAGDLADFTNGRIAYPILLYEDKAKALNVRVGDTVKIRFQNIDGIEQSAAFTVAAFIRAVGSYQSMASLALLSDLKELMGYAPHESATIQLILSDPKKAEGDARLLRNALLPAIARIDGALSHTNVPLLGVATNHASVSNMGALFSVDSSLLTNTGLMFIPRQFAAGIAHRSRVFYTYRHAYLPISVTNDYTAYIVDAPLPFVFLNENDLYRTYCRSIPARGGHAADVPPSITENCVREWMLLPGTRDDRALKKKWRAASKSKFTGTILDVRTMYEHDIGKYYADLERALYAITWIGVIVLFFIILVGVVNTLRMSIRERTREIGTMRALGMQSVDVRNLFIYEVLFLAFFASVAGALFALLVMPLIQLISFETESAAGIILVNKHISFVPVFFGGGGMLAMGVIGAAALLIFARIRSKRMAAVMLIVCIALGFIVSAVAGSISTNGMLLLLIAVVTAYFPADKAASMSATKALSHYE; encoded by the coding sequence ATGCACGCGTTCACGCGTATCGCGCGTTTGAGCCTGCGCAATCTCATACGTCAGAAGCGGCGATCGATACTGCTCGGGGTGGCCATCGCCTTCGGCATGATGGTCCTTACGCTTGCGCATTCGTTCTCGCATGGACTTTCGGAAACGGTGTTCAATCGCGTCATGCGCTTCCTGACGGGACATATCGAAGTGATCGCCGTCGAGCACGGGAGGAAAGCGCCCATCATACGCGACAAGGAGCGCATACTCGCCGCAGCGAGAACGCTTCCCCACTATAAGTATGCGCATGAGAGCATCATCATTTACACGCGGCTTATCGGCAATGCACGTGCGGATACATCGGTCATCATCGGCGTCGAGGGGAACGCTGAACGCATCGATGAGGCGAAGTCGATGAATTTCCATACTGTCGCCGGCGATCTTGCCGATTTCACCAACGGCAGGATAGCGTATCCGATACTCCTCTATGAGGATAAGGCGAAGGCGCTCAATGTGCGGGTGGGCGATACGGTGAAGATACGTTTTCAGAACATCGACGGCATAGAGCAGAGCGCGGCGTTCACCGTGGCGGCGTTCATCCGCGCGGTGGGTTCGTATCAGAGCATGGCGTCCCTCGCGCTTTTATCCGACCTCAAGGAGCTCATGGGATATGCACCGCATGAAAGTGCAACGATACAGCTGATACTGTCCGACCCGAAAAAGGCAGAGGGCGATGCGCGACTCCTTCGCAATGCGCTTCTGCCTGCCATTGCCCGCATCGACGGAGCGTTATCGCATACGAACGTTCCTCTTCTCGGCGTTGCGACAAATCACGCATCGGTATCGAACATGGGCGCGCTTTTTTCGGTTGACAGCTCGCTGCTGACGAATACGGGGCTCATGTTCATCCCGCGGCAATTCGCAGCGGGTATCGCTCATCGATCGAGGGTGTTCTATACGTATCGTCATGCCTATCTGCCGATATCGGTGACGAATGACTATACCGCATATATCGTCGATGCCCCACTGCCTTTCGTTTTCCTCAATGAGAACGACTTGTATCGTACCTATTGCCGATCGATACCCGCGCGCGGCGGGCATGCGGCCGACGTGCCGCCATCGATTACGGAGAACTGTGTGCGGGAATGGATGCTCCTTCCCGGCACGAGGGACGATCGGGCGCTTAAGAAAAAATGGCGCGCCGCATCGAAAAGTAAATTCACCGGCACCATACTCGATGTGCGCACCATGTACGAACATGATATCGGGAAATATTATGCCGACCTCGAACGCGCGCTCTATGCGATCACCTGGATAGGCGTCATCGTGCTTTTTTTCATCATACTCGTCGGCGTGGTCAATACGCTGCGCATGTCCATTCGAGAGCGTACGCGGGAGATCGGCACCATGCGCGCGCTCGGCATGCAGTCAGTCGATGTGCGTAACCTTTTCATCTATGAAGTGCTTTTTCTTGCGTTTTTTGCATCGGTGGCAGGCGCGCTTTTCGCGTTACTGGTCATGCCGCTTATACAGCTCATCTCCTTTGAGACGGAAAGCGCCGCGGGAATCATACTCGTGAACAAACATATTTCCTTCGTACCGGTGTTCTTCGGCGGCGGCGGTATGCTCGCTATGGGCGTCATCGGTGCGGCGGCACTGCTCATCTTCGCACGCATCCGATCGAAGCGCATGGCCGCTGTCATGCTTATCGTATGCATCGCTCTCGGTTTTATCGTGAGCGCTGTCGCCGGGAGCATCAGTACCAACGGCATGCTTCTACTCCTCATCGCGGTGGTGACGGCATATTTTCCCGCGGACAAGGCGGCATCGATGAGCGCGACCAAGGCGCTCAGTCATTACGAATGA
- a CDS encoding AraC family transcriptional regulator — translation MYNQYMKNFHHVFAGEHEGEDELTVCSLGQVTNKSVYKSAEPGRPVYIFLFFHTTAVVVIRGMRTRVVPMSFVAFPPNMPLCYGDEKGYRHSWISVRGSLIDQALRRYGVPMAVPIACAEYAFYERCQHAVDTEMITHDRPNTSVLRNLFDNFFIDIGRLGVDGADAKHRMSIVKRHIDIHYMERIRLPGLARIAGLSVSRFSSEFKNDYKLSPIEYLIQKRLDEAAHLLTVMTMSVETIASEVGFADVAHFSKTFSRRFGVSPRAFRRGKKTQETE, via the coding sequence ATGTATAATCAGTACATGAAGAATTTCCATCACGTGTTCGCTGGGGAGCATGAGGGCGAGGACGAACTTACCGTCTGCTCGCTCGGACAGGTGACGAACAAAAGTGTATACAAGAGTGCAGAGCCCGGGAGACCGGTCTATATCTTTCTGTTCTTCCATACTACGGCGGTCGTTGTCATACGGGGCATGCGCACGCGCGTTGTGCCGATGTCGTTCGTGGCGTTCCCGCCGAATATGCCGCTGTGCTACGGCGATGAGAAGGGATATCGGCATTCATGGATATCCGTCCGCGGATCGCTCATCGATCAAGCGTTGCGCCGTTACGGCGTGCCGATGGCAGTGCCGATAGCCTGCGCGGAGTATGCATTTTATGAACGATGCCAGCATGCCGTCGACACTGAGATGATAACCCATGACCGTCCGAACACGAGCGTACTCAGGAATCTGTTCGATAATTTTTTCATCGATATCGGGCGGCTGGGCGTCGACGGGGCGGATGCGAAACACCGTATGAGTATCGTGAAGCGTCATATCGATATCCACTATATGGAACGTATACGGCTGCCGGGGCTTGCGCGTATCGCCGGGCTTTCGGTATCGCGGTTCTCGAGCGAATTCAAGAACGATTACAAGCTCTCCCCGATAGAGTACCTGATACAGAAGCGGCTTGATGAGGCGGCGCATCTGCTCACGGTGATGACGATGAGCGTGGAAACGATAGCCTCCGAGGTCGGCTTTGCCGATGTGGCCCATTTCTCCAAAACGTTTAGCCGGCGTTTCGGAGTAAGCCCTCGGGCGTTCCGGCGCGGTAAGAAAACACAAGAAACAGAATAA
- a CDS encoding Gfo/Idh/MocA family oxidoreductase: MKRIGFVGAGKHTQCIHLPNYAVIPDCQIAAITDVDADLAKRVAAHMNIPKSYGSHTDMLAHEKLDAVCVTLPATPMAETVIRDCLAAKLPVCVEKPLAWSVASGERIVADAKKHGTLLVVGYHKRSDPASIYAKGEIERFVKSGELGPMRYARLQVTLSGDWIENNYRLAMKGNAVIPPMPFPAGDHAKFNDKAKGKFFSFAGAHSHQLDLMRCLLGDAYTITYADPTGVMFAIASAHGVPGVMEFSPYNATDWREYGIIYFEKGYVRVDLPAPLAINRPGRTEVYRNDGATVPTTTVATFPAKSAMVSQAENFIRMLNGEKGSLCPASEALESIGVAEDWAMRLFPN, from the coding sequence ATGAAACGTATCGGATTCGTCGGGGCGGGAAAACACACGCAGTGCATACATTTGCCGAACTACGCCGTGATACCCGACTGCCAGATAGCGGCGATAACCGATGTCGATGCCGATCTTGCGAAGCGCGTTGCCGCGCACATGAACATACCTAAGAGCTATGGTTCTCACACGGATATGCTCGCGCATGAGAAGCTCGATGCCGTCTGTGTGACGCTCCCGGCTACACCCATGGCGGAGACCGTGATACGCGATTGCCTTGCCGCGAAGCTGCCGGTATGCGTCGAAAAGCCCTTGGCATGGTCGGTGGCCTCCGGCGAGCGCATTGTCGCCGATGCGAAGAAGCACGGCACGCTCCTTGTGGTAGGTTATCACAAGCGGAGCGATCCCGCATCCATTTATGCCAAAGGCGAGATAGAGCGCTTCGTGAAAAGCGGTGAGCTCGGCCCCATGCGCTATGCGCGATTACAGGTGACGCTATCGGGCGACTGGATCGAGAACAATTACCGCCTGGCGATGAAAGGCAATGCCGTCATACCTCCAATGCCGTTTCCCGCGGGGGATCATGCGAAGTTCAATGACAAGGCGAAGGGAAAATTCTTCTCGTTCGCCGGCGCGCACAGCCATCAGCTCGATCTTATGCGCTGTCTTCTGGGGGACGCATACACGATAACCTATGCCGATCCTACCGGCGTCATGTTCGCCATTGCAAGCGCGCACGGCGTGCCCGGCGTCATGGAATTCTCGCCGTATAATGCAACGGACTGGCGTGAGTATGGCATCATTTATTTTGAAAAAGGGTATGTCCGTGTCGATCTCCCCGCGCCCCTCGCAATAAACCGCCCCGGGCGCACCGAAGTGTATCGCAATGACGGCGCAACGGTACCGACGACGACGGTAGCGACATTCCCTGCGAAAAGCGCCATGGTCTCGCAGGCGGAGAATTTTATCCGCATGTTGAACGGCGAGAAGGGTTCGCTTTGTCCCGCATCCGAGGCGCTTGAGTCAATCGGTGTTGCCGAGGATTGGGCGATGCGGCTTTTTCCGAACTGA
- a CDS encoding uroporphyrinogen decarboxylase family protein, whose protein sequence is MPDRVPFFDHGGLMPPYFAERIKKNECANEEEYNFRRQIECAFNLGADFVHGNAGNFTFKEAEAAPGAGEDAFGGKRDRKYRGTTSSLMGNENDYERYPWPAIAAVDFDRITRHGALLRPGMKIIVSQRSVFEHVIGMMGYENLCYCIVENPVFFKKVCDRVGELVIEWVSICAGMDDVGAILMYEDMGFKTQTMISPEMLREYIFPWHARFAKAIHACGKPVILHACGNLRTVNEDIIASGFDAKQSFEDIIEPVWEFKKHYNGRISAMGGFDMDKLTRMNETEVRAHTRFLIDSCAAGGGYAMGSGNSVANYIPVENYLAMLEETCLYGRY, encoded by the coding sequence ATGCCGGACCGGGTGCCGTTTTTCGATCATGGCGGTTTGATGCCCCCGTATTTTGCCGAACGGATAAAAAAGAATGAATGCGCGAATGAGGAGGAATACAATTTTCGGCGGCAGATCGAATGCGCTTTCAATCTCGGGGCCGATTTCGTGCATGGCAACGCGGGTAACTTTACTTTCAAGGAAGCCGAAGCGGCGCCGGGTGCGGGAGAGGATGCGTTCGGCGGCAAACGAGATCGCAAATACCGGGGGACAACATCGTCGCTCATGGGCAATGAGAACGACTATGAACGCTATCCCTGGCCGGCTATTGCCGCTGTCGATTTTGACCGGATAACACGGCACGGTGCATTGCTCCGCCCGGGAATGAAAATCATCGTAAGCCAGCGGAGCGTGTTCGAGCATGTCATTGGCATGATGGGCTATGAGAATCTCTGCTACTGTATCGTAGAAAATCCTGTTTTTTTTAAGAAGGTGTGCGACCGTGTCGGCGAACTCGTGATCGAGTGGGTATCGATATGCGCGGGAATGGATGATGTGGGCGCAATACTTATGTACGAAGATATGGGATTTAAGACGCAGACGATGATCTCGCCCGAGATGCTGCGCGAATATATTTTCCCTTGGCATGCGCGGTTTGCGAAGGCGATCCATGCGTGCGGCAAGCCCGTCATCCTCCATGCGTGCGGTAATTTGCGCACGGTCAACGAGGACATCATTGCATCCGGGTTCGATGCGAAGCAGTCGTTCGAGGATATTATCGAACCCGTATGGGAATTCAAAAAGCACTATAACGGCAGGATATCCGCGATGGGCGGATTCGATATGGATAAACTTACGAGAATGAACGAGACGGAGGTGAGGGCGCACACACGATTCCTCATCGATTCCTGCGCGGCGGGCGGCGGATATGCGATGGGCTCGGGGAACTCGGTTGCAAATTATATTCCGGTGGAAAATTATCTGGCTATGCTTGAGGAGACATGCCTGTATGGACGCTATTGA
- a CDS encoding uroporphyrinogen decarboxylase family protein: MNNELSHRDRVRLALEHKDTDRVPIAMVCSGINSAARRALEKHLRTSRGISVDEYLATIIDIKGIAPDYIGPKLPERTDIWGVRRKAVVYGEGSYDEIEHNPLGSAASVDDIRKHRFPSTEWFNYDSILEKIRALDSGGEFCLMAANGNIFETSWYMRGFENIFIDLATQPELANAIFERTASFYIEHFRRILSAARGRIDLVFTADDIAGQNGLLMALPMWEENIKPYHMRMNSVIHEYGAKIIYHSDGAVMQAEPGLMDMGIDVLQALQFDAKGMSADVLKSSYGDTLCFEGGVSVQSTLPFGTPDDVRRETEERIRVLGKNGGYICGPSHCIQDGTPPENICALFDTAARVPEAVAV, encoded by the coding sequence ATGAACAATGAACTATCACATCGCGATCGCGTACGACTGGCGCTTGAGCATAAGGATACCGACAGGGTGCCGATAGCCATGGTGTGTTCGGGGATAAACTCAGCAGCGCGGCGTGCGCTCGAGAAGCATCTGCGGACATCACGCGGAATAAGCGTTGATGAATACCTCGCGACCATCATCGACATTAAAGGCATAGCACCGGATTACATCGGACCGAAACTTCCTGAACGCACCGACATTTGGGGTGTGCGCCGAAAAGCCGTTGTGTATGGCGAGGGCTCGTACGATGAGATAGAACATAATCCTCTCGGCAGTGCAGCGTCCGTTGATGATATTCGTAAGCATCGATTCCCGTCGACGGAATGGTTCAATTATGACAGCATCCTTGAAAAGATACGCGCGCTCGATAGCGGCGGCGAATTCTGCCTCATGGCGGCGAACGGGAACATATTCGAGACGTCCTGGTACATGCGCGGTTTTGAGAACATATTCATCGATCTGGCGACACAGCCGGAGCTGGCGAACGCGATATTCGAACGCACCGCATCGTTCTACATCGAACATTTCAGGCGCATCCTGTCCGCGGCACGCGGTCGTATCGATCTCGTATTTACCGCTGACGATATCGCGGGGCAGAATGGACTGCTCATGGCGCTTCCGATGTGGGAGGAGAATATCAAGCCGTATCATATGCGCATGAACAGCGTGATACATGAGTACGGCGCGAAGATAATCTATCATTCCGACGGCGCGGTGATGCAGGCGGAGCCCGGGCTCATGGATATGGGCATAGATGTGCTTCAGGCGCTGCAGTTCGATGCGAAGGGAATGAGCGCCGATGTGCTCAAATCGTCGTATGGCGATACGCTCTGCTTCGAGGGCGGCGTGAGCGTACAATCGACGCTTCCGTTCGGTACGCCCGACGACGTACGCCGCGAAACCGAAGAGCGCATACGTGTGCTTGGGAAGAACGGCGGTTATATCTGCGGGCCGTCGCATTGCATACAGGACGGCACACCGCCGGAGAATATCTGCGCATTGTTCGATACGGCCGCACGCGTACCGGAGGCCGTTGCCGTTTGA